A single window of Athene noctua chromosome 1, bAthNoc1.hap1.1, whole genome shotgun sequence DNA harbors:
- the LOC141967645 gene encoding opsin-5-like, with the protein MEEQYISKLHPVVDYGAGVFLLIIAILTILGNSVVLATAVKRSSLLKSPELLTVNLAVADIGMAISMYPLAIASAWNHAWLGGDASCIYYALMGFLFGVCSMMTLCAMAVIRFLVTNSSKSDSNKITKNTVRILITFIWLYSLLWAVLPLVGWGYYGPEPFGISCTIAWSKFHNSSNGFSFILSMFLLCTVLPALTIVTCYLGIAWKVHKAYQEIQNVDRIPNAAKLEKKLTLMAVLISVGFLSSWTPYAAASFWSIFNSSDSLQPVVTLLPCLFAKSSTAYNPFIYYIFSKTFRREIKQLQCCCGWRVPFFSTNNSAENPVSMMWSGRDNARPSSAAKVENQGAATR; encoded by the exons ATGGAGGAGCAATACATTTCCAAACTCCACCCGGTTGTGGATTACGGAGCTGGGGTCTTTCTTCTGATCATAG CCATCCTGACAATCCTTGGCAATTCAGTTGTCCTTGCTACAGCTGTGAAACGCTCTTCCCTCCTGAAGTCACCAGAGCTGCTTACAGTCAACTTGGCAGTAGCAGATATTGGAATGGCAATCAGCATGTATCCGCTGGCCATTGCATCCGCCTGGAACCACGCTTGGCTGGGAGGAGATGCGTCCTGCATATATTATGCCCTGATGGGTTTTCTTTTTGGTGTCTGCAGCATGATGACCCTGTGTGCCATGGCCGTGATTCGATTTCTTGTCACCAATTCATCCAAATCTGACA gTAACAAAATCACCAAGAACACTGTTCGCATCTTGATTACCTTCATCTGGCTCTACTCCTTGCTCTGGGCCGTTCTGCCCTTGGTAGGCTGGGGCTACTATGGCCCTGAGCCATTTGGCATCTCTTGTACAATCGCCTGGAGCAAGTTCCACAACTCTTCCAACGGCTTTTCATTCATCCTGAGCATGTTCCTCCTGTGCACAGTCCTGCCTGCACTGACCATCGTTACCTGTTACTTGGGAATTGCCTGGAAGGTTCATAAAGCATACCAAGAGATCCAGAATGTTGACAGGATCCCTAATGCAGCTAAACTGGAGAAGAAGCTGACATTG ATGGCTGTGCTCATCTCTGTGGGGTTCCTGAGCTCCTGGACACCGTATGCAGCAGCCAGCTTCTGGTCCATATTTAACTCCAGTGATTCCCTACAGCCCGTTGTTACACTGCTGCCCTGTCTGTTTGCCAAATCTTCAACAGCGTATAACCCTTTTATTTACTACATCTTCAGCAAAACTTTCCGTCGTGAAATTAAACAATTGCAGTGTTGCTGTGGCTGGCGAGTTCCTTTCTTCAGCACCAACAACTCCGCTGAAAATCCTGTGTCGATGATGTGGAGCGGGAGGGACAATGCACGTCCCTCTTCTGCTGCAAAGGTGGAGAACCAGGGAGCTGCAACTCGTTGA